TGTAGGCTCGGGTACAGTAGAGGCGGTGAAACAAGTAGAAAATGCGATTGTCGGTGTAATCAACATCGGTCAGCGCAGAAACAGTTGGATGCAGAACTCGATGGATGTAGAGCAGGGCCAAGGCTCTGGTGTCATCTTTCAGAAAAAAGGCGGAAAAGCCTACATCGTTACGAACTATCACGTAATCGATAAGGCGCAAAAGCTGGAAGTCGCCCTGCCAACAGGGGAAAAAGTATCGGCGAAAGTAGTCGGCGCCGATGGTTACGCCGATCTGGCTGTACTAGAAATCGACGCCTCCAAGGTTACGGACGTTGCTGAGTTTGGGGATTCTTCTACCTTACAGGTGGGCGAACCCGCCATTGCCATCGGGAACCCATTGGGTATGCAGTTCTCCCGGACCGTTACACAAGGCATCATCAGTTCCAAAGAACGCTCCATGCCAATGGACTTTAACGAAGATGGCCAGGACGACTGGGAGCTGGACGTCATTCAAACAGACGCAGCGATCAACCCTGGTAACAGCGGTGGTGCCCTCGTAAACATCGAGGGTCAGGTCATCGGGATTAACACCTTGAAAATTTCCAAAGCAGGTGTCGAAGGGTTAGGTTTTGCCCTCCCGATCAATGATGTCAAAGTGATCGTGGACCAGCTGATGGCAAAAGGCACGCTTCAACGTTCTTACCTCGGTGTGCAGCCACTCGACTTGGCCAATGTGCCGCGCTACGAATGGAAAGAAACCTTGAATCTGCCTGACAATGTGAATACTGGCGTTGTCGTCCAAACGGAAGTGGGCAAATTCTCTCCTGCGGGTCAAGCGGGCTTGAGACAATTCGACGTCATTGTCAAGCTGGATGACAAGAATATTTCCACCAGCGCTCAGCTGCGGAAGTATTTGACGATGAACAAAAAGCCAGGCGATACGATGGACGTTACGTACTATCGTGATGGTATCCAGAAGACTGCCAAAGTGAAGCTGACCGCTCCGCCACAGCAGTAAAAAGCACTGACCAGGCCTTTTTGTGGGCAGGCATGTGAAGGAAACAAACTTCTTTTATGGGCAATTCCGGGATGTATTTTATCCCGTTTGCATATATGCAGTTTCTGAAGTTCCCCCCTCTATCTATTTTTAAATAGATCCCTTCTTAAGAGCGTCGAGCTGATACGGCGCTCTCTTTTTTTGTTAGACGGGCTTTCGGTGGAGGAGAGAAAAAAGAAGAAAACGCTCAAGTTCTTGGGCTATCTGCTGGGAGGCGGTTCTGCCCAGCTCCATAAAAAAACTCCTATACGAAGCTAATTCACGGAGGAGCGACCGCGTTTTAGAGGAAAGTTTTTATGCGTTTCAGAAAGTTTAAGCATAACAGCATGTTCACAATGAAGTAGTTAAACTTTCCTACACGGTGGAAAAAGGGAAACCCGCGTCCAAAGTCGTTCAGCTACGTAGTGTCTCAGAGGTGGACGCTAAAGGCAGGTTTCCCTTTTTCCATTGCGCTTCGGATGGTATCCCAAAGACTTTCGCCGTTTTCTTCTTTTTTCTCTCTACAGCTTTCATTGTCCGTCGAGGTTTTTAAAATAAAAGCTATAAAATATAAAGGCTTATGATTGCAAACTCATCGATGTCTTTTTGGTGGATTCATTTGTTTTGTGGCGGTTCTGGGGTAGAATAGGAAGCGACATTAATGAACGGAAAAGAGGCATTGGATATGGACATGAAGATGAAAAGCTTGCAAATAGAAGGCAAAGAAGTTGAGCTGTTGGCGGAATATCCGGTGCGGTTTGCTTGCATGGAGCATTTGGAGCAGGAGTTGGATGATTACGTAAATGATTTTGAGGCGGCGCCGGATACGTATGCGGCACAGGCGATTGAGGGCGATGGAGTAGACAAGCGTTGCCGGGAATGTGGAGAGCCTGCGCAGATTGCGCTTTTGAAAGAGAAGGGAATGTAGGGCATGCAGATTTCGATTATTACAGTAGGGAAGCTGAAGGAGAAATATTTGCGTGAGGGCATTGATGAGTATAGCAAGCGTCTGTCTGCTTACTGCAAGCTGCAAGTGATCGAGGTCAATGATGAAAAGGCGCCGGAAGAGATGAGCGCGGCGGAGATGGAGCAGGTGAAGCGCAAGGAAGGCGAGCGCATCCTGGCGCAGATCAAGCAGGATCAGTATGTGATTGCGCTGGCGATTGATGGGCAAATGTGGTCGTCGGAGAAGCTGTCTGCGGAGATGGACAAGCTGGCTTTGCATGGGCGCAGTCAGGTGGCGTTTGTGATTGGCGGGTCGTTGGGGTTGGCCGATCAGGTGTTGAAGCGGGCGGATGCGTTGCTGTCGTTTTCGAAGATGACGTTTCCGCATCAGTTGGTGAGGTTGGTGCTGCTGGAGCAGGTTTATCGGGCGTTTCGGATTAGTCGGGGGGAGCCGTACCACAAGTAACGGCAACGGTCGTATCCATTAGATATTTAGGTTGCGCATAGCTTAACAATTCAGGGGAGCACAACAGTGAAGCTTCCGTTCAGGAAGGTTAGAAAAGGCAAAGTGTATAATGGATGACTTTAGTACTATTTGTTAGAATAGTATAAATAGGGTATAGCTTTGAAGATCTAATTACGATAGAAAAATGTTCGGCTTAATTTAAATAGTACGAGAATATAAATATATTTATGGAAGTACTTCGAGGGCTAAAAGTAAGCACAATGGGAAGAGGAGATTCTATGAGTATTTATTTGGAAAATCTGCGGCAAGATTACCAAGATGGTAAAGTGATACCATTCATTGGAGCAGGATTGTCAGTTCCTTTTAATATCCCTTCTTGGGGAGATTTGATTAGAAGTTTAGCAGAGAAATATGCAGTTGGTGATCTAGAATTTGTAAAAAAAGCAGTTGAGGTAGATTTAAACCGCCATAATTATTGGGGTGCTATTGATGCTTTAAAAAATTATACTACGGTAGTAGAAGAAGATATACAAGAGGAAATTTCTAATTTAATACAAAAAAGACAGATCAAACTTGAAGATGATGCTCTACATAACTATTCGGATCTAGGCAAAATGGGCTTCAAGTTTTGTTTAACAACAAATTATGAACATCTTCTACACCAGTATATGAAGTTTGAAATTCAACCTATTTTGCTAAAAGATGTTCTATTCAATACTCAAGATATGTTGGATCAAAAAAGAGTATGTCATTTGCATGGTACAATCTCCAATTATGGTACGATCGTTATTAGCAGGGAGAGCTATCAAGAATTATACCGTAATAAAAAGTACGATGATTTACTAAAGCTTGTAACAGGCAATAGAAAACTACTTT
The window above is part of the Brevibacillus antibioticus genome. Proteins encoded here:
- a CDS encoding S1C family serine protease; protein product: MGFYDDLTHVERKKQRGSNIGRMVVTSVTSAVIGGMVVLLTLPTLSNAGYINMVEPGTENAISSNASSSNLFAKPVSVSVGSGTVEAVKQVENAIVGVINIGQRRNSWMQNSMDVEQGQGSGVIFQKKGGKAYIVTNYHVIDKAQKLEVALPTGEKVSAKVVGADGYADLAVLEIDASKVTDVAEFGDSSTLQVGEPAIAIGNPLGMQFSRTVTQGIISSKERSMPMDFNEDGQDDWELDVIQTDAAINPGNSGGALVNIEGQVIGINTLKISKAGVEGLGFALPINDVKVIVDQLMAKGTLQRSYLGVQPLDLANVPRYEWKETLNLPDNVNTGVVVQTEVGKFSPAGQAGLRQFDVIVKLDDKNISTSAQLRKYLTMNKKPGDTMDVTYYRDGIQKTAKVKLTAPPQQ
- a CDS encoding CxxH/CxxC protein, yielding MNGKEALDMDMKMKSLQIEGKEVELLAEYPVRFACMEHLEQELDDYVNDFEAAPDTYAAQAIEGDGVDKRCRECGEPAQIALLKEKGM
- the rlmH gene encoding 23S rRNA (pseudouridine(1915)-N(3))-methyltransferase RlmH encodes the protein MQISIITVGKLKEKYLREGIDEYSKRLSAYCKLQVIEVNDEKAPEEMSAAEMEQVKRKEGERILAQIKQDQYVIALAIDGQMWSSEKLSAEMDKLALHGRSQVAFVIGGSLGLADQVLKRADALLSFSKMTFPHQLVRLVLLEQVYRAFRISRGEPYHK